One Entomomonas asaccharolytica DNA segment encodes these proteins:
- a CDS encoding J domain-containing protein: MTINHYKILQIPETATSEEIKQAYINSINKWQELQTQQTPEAKERSNKIIASIEHAYKVLSNPTTRAHFDKALQNQTSNITTTTNQTTTMTTTHSSSKLLYTLLVIILILLIAIAAGVSYIIFKGPALQPIAQAPQSQQANQQKAAPTISDELKKELEKAEQLKKQNANNPELIEIAKSIAEMANKNSNTIIAYNTQFLGAQSSNQNVTFRFMVIDGITHSQSLLSSYLTERFIVNNNDVCNSQQANLAKGTLFTFAYYNTKGELLGSYYIDQQVCQSPATNRIVKRPDESQLKPLEVKKDSAATTNKEPANKQPEATNK; encoded by the coding sequence ATGACTATTAATCACTATAAAATTTTACAGATCCCAGAAACAGCTACCTCTGAAGAGATTAAACAAGCTTATATTAATAGTATAAATAAATGGCAAGAGCTGCAAACGCAACAAACCCCTGAAGCTAAAGAACGTTCCAACAAGATTATTGCTAGTATTGAACATGCCTATAAGGTTCTTTCCAATCCTACTACACGTGCTCATTTTGATAAAGCATTGCAGAACCAAACATCCAATATCACCACTACTACTAACCAAACGACTACTATGACTACCACACATTCTTCAAGTAAATTATTATATACATTGCTCGTAATTATTCTAATCTTATTAATTGCTATTGCCGCAGGTGTCTCCTATATCATCTTTAAAGGCCCTGCTCTACAACCCATAGCACAAGCTCCACAAAGCCAGCAGGCTAATCAACAAAAAGCAGCCCCAACCATTTCAGATGAACTTAAAAAAGAATTAGAAAAAGCAGAGCAACTCAAAAAACAAAATGCTAATAATCCAGAACTAATAGAAATAGCTAAATCTATTGCAGAAATGGCTAATAAAAACAGCAATACGATTATTGCTTACAATACGCAATTCTTAGGTGCTCAATCATCTAATCAGAATGTTACTTTTAGATTTATGGTAATTGATGGGATTACCCATTCACAATCATTATTATCATCCTATTTAACAGAACGCTTTATTGTGAATAATAATGATGTATGTAATAGCCAACAAGCAAACTTAGCCAAGGGAACATTATTTACTTTTGCTTATTACAATACGAAAGGTGAATTATTAGGCAGTTACTATATTGATCAACAAGTTTGTCAATCACCTGCTACCAACAGAATTGTTAAGCGTCCCGATGAAAGCCAACTAAAACCGCTGGAAGTAAAGAAAGATAGCGCGGCAACCACCAACAAAGAACCTGCTAACAAGCAACCAGAAGCGACTAATAAATAA
- the holA gene encoding DNA polymerase III subunit delta, which translates to MKLNINQLAKQLQTELSAVYIVAGDEPLLCMEAADAIRTAAREAGYSERQLFNVETNFDWSVLYDEAASMSLFAEKRILEFRLKTASLSDKGEALLSYLANPPQDTLLLISAPKLDVKTKWVKTVTDSPLCQLIQIWPIEANQLPQWIRQRLATLGLSITPDALELFSLRVEGNLLAAAQEIEKLKLLIGNDSRVDVDHIQQMVVDSARFDIFGLVDIALQGDATHSLRMLQGLRAEGAAETLVLWTLTKELRALMTLAQLAAQGIPLQKAFSQVRPPIWSKRQAIFQQAIGRYSANQWGELLIKAQQVDAQIKGQAAGDCWQGLTDILLAMAGKPLRIS; encoded by the coding sequence ATGAAACTAAATATCAATCAATTAGCTAAACAACTACAAACCGAATTAAGTGCTGTATATATTGTAGCAGGTGATGAGCCTTTACTTTGTATGGAAGCAGCAGATGCTATTCGCACGGCTGCTAGGGAAGCAGGCTATAGCGAGCGACAGTTATTTAATGTAGAAACTAATTTTGATTGGTCTGTGCTGTATGATGAAGCAGCTAGTATGTCGTTATTTGCTGAAAAACGTATTTTAGAGTTTCGTTTAAAAACAGCTTCATTATCAGATAAAGGGGAAGCTTTATTAAGCTATTTAGCAAACCCACCACAAGATACATTATTACTAATATCAGCACCTAAATTAGATGTTAAAACAAAGTGGGTTAAAACGGTAACTGATAGTCCATTATGTCAATTAATACAAATCTGGCCAATTGAAGCTAATCAATTACCCCAATGGATTAGACAACGCTTAGCAACCTTAGGGTTATCTATTACACCTGATGCTTTAGAGTTATTTTCATTAAGAGTAGAAGGTAATTTACTAGCGGCTGCTCAAGAAATAGAAAAACTTAAATTATTGATAGGTAATGATTCGCGAGTAGATGTTGACCATATTCAACAAATGGTGGTGGATAGCGCACGTTTTGATATCTTTGGCTTGGTAGATATTGCTTTGCAAGGTGATGCTACACATAGCCTACGTATGCTACAGGGATTAAGGGCAGAAGGGGCAGCAGAAACCCTTGTGTTATGGACGTTAACTAAAGAATTACGCGCTTTAATGACCTTAGCTCAATTAGCGGCGCAGGGTATTCCTTTACAAAAAGCCTTTTCCCAAGTTAGACCTCCTATTTGGTCAAAGCGGCAAGCAATCTTTCAACAAGCGATAGGCAGATATAGTGCTAATCAATGGGGAGAGTTATTGATTAAAGCCCAACAAGTAGATGCACAAATCAAGGGACAAGCAGCAGGTGACTGCTGGCAAGGGCTTACCGATATTTTATTAGCTATGGCGGGTAAGCCCCTTAGGATAAGTTAA
- the recO gene encoding DNA repair protein RecO, producing MNHTFLQAFVLHSKPYKETSALVDFFTPGGRVRAVLRKARSKVGSIARPFMPLTISFVGKGDLKTVRQIETTSNPFLLSGKALFSGLYLNELLIRLLPLEDACPVLFNYYQQALQQLSSATAIEPLLRGFEWQLLNELGYSFSLTETGDGVPLWPEGFYIFNPENGLQQIPQFQSGAFYGRDLLAMSEADWSSASVLLSAKRLMRQVLAIHLQGKPLVSRQLFNTISSD from the coding sequence ATGAATCATACTTTTTTGCAAGCTTTTGTGTTACATAGTAAACCTTACAAAGAGACAAGTGCTTTGGTGGATTTTTTTACGCCAGGGGGTAGGGTAAGGGCGGTATTAAGAAAAGCACGTAGTAAAGTAGGTAGTATCGCTAGGCCCTTTATGCCATTAACTATAAGTTTTGTTGGCAAAGGTGATTTAAAAACGGTTCGCCAAATTGAAACCACCAGTAATCCTTTTTTATTAAGTGGAAAAGCGTTGTTTAGTGGCTTATACCTTAATGAGTTGTTAATACGCTTGCTTCCTTTGGAGGATGCTTGCCCTGTGTTGTTTAATTACTATCAGCAAGCATTACAACAGTTATCCTCAGCAACTGCTATTGAACCTTTATTAAGGGGCTTTGAATGGCAACTACTCAATGAGTTAGGCTATAGTTTTTCCCTTACTGAGACAGGCGATGGCGTTCCATTGTGGCCTGAAGGGTTTTATATATTTAATCCAGAAAACGGTTTGCAACAAATACCGCAATTCCAATCAGGTGCTTTCTATGGCCGTGATTTATTAGCAATGAGTGAGGCTGATTGGTCATCAGCCTCAGTATTATTGTCTGCAAAGCGTTTAATGCGGCAGGTTTTAGCGATTCATCTACAGGGCAAACCGTTAGTAAGTAGGCAGTTATTTAATACTATATCAAGCGATTAA